ttagattatacTTATAAAACAACTAGCAGCCCGCCCCGGCTTTGCAcgggtatttaacaaaaatttcaaaattaaaaattataatataatattgccTATGTCACTCGGGGATAGTGTAACTTCCCAAcagtgaaataatttttcaaatcagttcagtagtttcggagcctattcaatgcaaacaaacaaacaaacaaacaatcaaatctttcttctttataatattaatatagaaGTATAGAGTagaaagaaattgaaaaactgattGGCCTCCATTAAACATAATTATCACATTATATGTAGGTGTgtatatttttagatattctggtaataataaataaaaataaaataagtagcTTTACATgagttaaattaaatgaagtatttttttctaagtgcagagaaaaaaatattattttactctAAATATACTCCATGCATCAAGATTATAAAAGTTACAAATTGGAACATAAAAAGTGTATGCgttaaatagtaaaatatacgttgtgtaatataattttttattcatggtCGCGAATAactaaaattgtaaataatttatttttcaaataaaatattcattttgcTGTAGACGATTTCTGCAGATAACAAGAATTAATTACGAAGTAAATATTCGAAATGTGTGGttcttgttgaaaattttatttttaaaaaatgaatacgaGTTATAACTGCAAATATCTCGGCAACGAATGAAGCTagtaaattctttttttttttttattattattgttattttttaattaaagtttaatgGGATGAGCGTAGGATAGTTAcatgaataataaaacaaagcAAAATCTTGTATTAACAGTTGATTGATATCGCGATTTTTAGCAGTAACATGATACGAATCAATTTAGCAGAAATTATGATACGAATGAAACGATTAAAATGGttgatatttgttaatttaactGCTTCAAAAACAGTCTCGTCAAGTCgcattgttaaaaaatttagtagaaTCAGAaaaactgaataaaataaaaaattaattcaactccGCCGAGTGTCAATCGGCAATGATTATTGTATGGAATTTTTAGTGcctattaattttataccaGCCCTGAAATCTCAGAAATTGcatcttcattaaaaatttctcatgtGTTATATTCAGAATGATAATGTCTTTcttgaaataaatgaaatatttacttAAGGAGGTTCATCGGCAAGAAAAAGACACCAATAGGTTATGGGTATTGGTTTCTTTCTCACGAACTAATTCTGCCTCTCTTTACAGACTATTTctcacttacttccactcACGTAAAACATCGAAAGTCGCTaagttcaaatattttttataaaaaaatgaataccgctcgtttatgttatttttgataaaaaatacttgttataacttcaattaaatattctcagtttttcaaaaaaattttaagaaaagtatggttgttattcaataaaatgttcaCTCTAACTACGGTCAGGATAGGGAATACATGTTagatgtacgatttttaattgctaatatttcgaaaattagcACCGCAaggacaattaaaaaaatttattcgtatagAGGATACTTAAAAGTACgcgtattcaaaaattgaagaatattgtaagaaaagtgatttttcaCGAAATCTCCTTAAGGATTTTTAGAAGCTGAAATTAAAATCCATAAGTAAACTTATTATGAATAACGCTTATTATGAAGAATGTGAACATTTTCCTgcaataaatttgttattccTGTCAACtcaagttattgtttttacagttaattgatttaaattatttttacaaagttttattcattattttattgtaattacgACTGAAATATTCtagtatgaaatttttaaataaaaaaaaaaaattagattttcaaataataaaattaattgtttgaaAGTTGGGACCACAACatcagagcaattgcagtttcgattgctttcacgaaacgaatgaaatttttgaaaaaaacgctttgtggtgaaatagtttattaaattatctattatctctaaaaacattttttcaaaattttcattcgtttcgctaaaccgattgaaactgcaatcactggtctcggctgttaatGGTAAGCCGTGGTGAGTgtattttctgaaattttatttttataattaccttttgaaaaaatttttaaattaactatcaTAAAGCTTCCACATTAGCTATATTTCagaaactttattttatttgatttcaaaatttatttaagaggtgattagaaaaataaaatctctaaaaatatattgaccTACCGTTAAAGTTAAtctagaataaaataaaaaaaaaaactgtcatttttatacttaaaaatttttttggaaatcctaaaatttaaaagtctgggattgaaaaaaaatttttttcaaattttttatcttgaaatataggaataaaaaaaatagaaattttttaagctaagcatttaatttttatgatactacTATTAAATTTACCTTGTaatcaaacaattaaaaaaataaaattactatttttacgGTACTGGaatcaataaatatctaacaattttttagatttttataaaaattataaattattaattgatatgaaTAAAATTCCACATgcagaaatttgaaaaaaattatgattgtgaatttttaaaaatgtttttttatcgtaatttagattttgtttatttatgccaaggcacaggccaaatggcaatttCTATTACATAGTACCTACAgtttttacaaagtaaaatcaaATGAAACTAGGAAATTAATATAGaaaataagaatttaaaatgtgGAATTTTAATGTCACCGATTCAAATAATAACTCAGCATAATAATTCTGTGAATTGCACTCACTTTATCCTTAccataatctttaatgtattcaatttaaatttgttatttattaaatgtcattttaattatcaagacttaataagtaattgatttattgtaaaaattaaaaaaatagctgattttagtatcatacatttttagattttttatggCAAAAAATACGGTGTCCATCttctaaacaattaaaaaaataaattagatataAAACATACCTGAGGAACATAATCTTTATTGAAGGTTTGCTCCAGCAATTCTCTTAACACATCAATCTggccaataaatttttctcccAGCAAATTATGCGCTATTTCATGAACTTCATTCACTGTTTTATGACAAAAGTTATTATACACAGCTAAAACGCTGGATTTATCATCAGCTTGATTAACATGAGCTATCATCCTCGCTAAAAGCATAATTGTAGCTGTCTCAGGTGGGTAATGCATTTGCTTCCaggtttcttttaatttttccagcGGATGACCTTCCTTATTTCCGCGCGTTTGGCTACATAGAATTCGATGATACTTACTAAACGCTTCTTTTAAACATTCATtgctacaaaatttaataccaCACTCTGGACATTCAGCGAACAattcttttttcatttcacAATATTCTGGATACGGCaaaactagatttttttttccagttaAGCGACGTACATTTTCTTCGGCATTTTCTAACGGGTACATGCAATTGTCACATGCCAGATAACCATAATCAGCGTTCCAGGAAAACTGACAACAAACTACGggtttttcttcaaaaattatctCGTCTTCTTTAAAAGCGCGTAACGCAAATACTCCTTTAccctaaaaagtaaaattattagtctgattaatttttgtctattatcttatttaattatttattaataataatacgatTTAATGAATTACCTTCTCTTCATTGATAACACGAACTTGAAAACTTTGCTCGtccatgattaaaaattataatctacTTTGACTTATTTTATAGCataaattaacaaacaaataaactttgttttttttaaattattaattattgcaaCGTGCTACTGGAATTGCATTGATTGTAAAAACACAAGACTGTAAACAGaaactgaaaaaaagaaaataagctttaaagaattttatagcaaGGTCATCTATTGGTTGCGTTCAAAatcatagaaaattttcttatgcACTACAACACCAACATATGGTtgaatgaaatatataaattttttaaattttaaatatttatagattttttaattttttagcgaaataaaaatttgcagaaaaaaaatagattgtttaaaaattttagggcaaaaaaaaaaagctgaaatgattttaatttttgtagacTGACATTTCTTTAAAAGTTTTGGATTATCACTATTTGATATGACAAAATATAAGTTTTCTTAAtggaaattaaattagctgatatctgaaaatttttataat
The sequence above is drawn from the Cotesia glomerata isolate CgM1 linkage group LG4, MPM_Cglom_v2.3, whole genome shotgun sequence genome and encodes:
- the LOC123263168 gene encoding SET and MYND domain-containing protein 5, translated to MDEQSFQVRVINEEKGKGVFALRAFKEDEIIFEEKPVVCCQFSWNADYGYLACDNCMYPLENAEENVRRLTGKKNLVLPYPEYCEMKKELFAECPECGIKFCSNECLKEAFSKYHRILCSQTRGNKEGHPLEKLKETWKQMHYPPETATIMLLARMIAHVNQADDKSSVLAVYNNFCHKTVNEVHEIAHNLLGEKFIGQIDVLRELLEQTFNKDYVPQWFTPEGFRSLLALVGTNGQGIGTSAFSRWVKNVTALELPTDRRIQIDKFIDQIYDDMDEVVGTFLNNEGSGLYALQSTLNHSCSPNAVVEFPYSNSTLRIKAIRDIQPEDEICIGYLDECELERSRHSRQKLLSSLYLFVCQCDKCIAQADDSDVTSDDDYDHDMSS